Proteins encoded together in one Listeria swaminathanii window:
- a CDS encoding lmo2377 family MFS transporter: protein MTTRTRNLYILMLANLLMSASMTMIMPFLSLYIETFGDYSNAYVQRWAGYIFGVTFLIAFIFSPIWGRIGDKHGYKGILILTSVGLSICIFLMGFAHSVTYLLILRIFMGVVTGFIGVSNAFIARQTPRNEAGKVLGTLQLGGVTGMLFGPLIGGAMADLFGFKDTFTITGIAMMVAALIVAFGVKEIRTEEQKEAAKVVYSRRAVLKQIFTLRVLFTVMVITALIQIANFSVQPLLALYVGDMTKSDNIAFLSGLAFSATGFGNLVMTRKWGQLGDKYGYEKILNILLIMAAVFVIPQAFATNLWVFIFFRFLFGIAIGGMVPCTTAYIRLAAPGVMQGEMLGYNQSARFLGNVIGPILGGTLAGFTGIPSVFLFMSFMFLVAFFILLYALRSDRKRHVNVD, encoded by the coding sequence ATGACAACTCGAACACGGAATTTGTACATCTTAATGCTGGCAAACTTGTTGATGTCAGCCAGTATGACAATGATTATGCCGTTTTTATCTCTCTACATCGAAACATTTGGCGATTACAGCAATGCGTATGTGCAAAGATGGGCCGGTTATATTTTTGGCGTAACATTTTTGATTGCCTTTATCTTTTCGCCGATTTGGGGGCGGATTGGTGATAAGCATGGTTATAAAGGGATTTTGATTCTGACTTCAGTCGGTTTATCAATTTGTATTTTTTTGATGGGATTTGCGCATTCTGTCACTTACTTGCTAATTTTGCGTATTTTCATGGGGGTTGTAACTGGTTTTATTGGTGTGAGTAATGCCTTTATTGCGCGACAAACGCCTCGGAATGAAGCTGGGAAAGTTCTCGGTACGCTTCAACTCGGCGGTGTGACTGGTATGCTTTTTGGTCCGCTGATTGGTGGCGCGATGGCGGATTTATTTGGCTTTAAAGATACCTTTACGATTACTGGGATTGCGATGATGGTTGCGGCTTTGATTGTCGCTTTTGGTGTCAAAGAAATTCGGACAGAGGAACAAAAAGAAGCTGCCAAAGTGGTCTATTCTCGTCGTGCGGTATTGAAGCAAATTTTCACGCTGCGAGTTCTGTTTACGGTCATGGTCATTACTGCGTTGATCCAAATTGCTAACTTTAGCGTTCAACCATTACTTGCACTTTATGTTGGTGATATGACAAAATCGGATAATATTGCGTTCTTGTCGGGGCTGGCGTTTTCTGCAACTGGATTTGGGAATTTAGTGATGACGCGGAAATGGGGGCAGCTCGGCGACAAATATGGGTATGAGAAAATACTGAATATCTTATTGATTATGGCAGCAGTTTTCGTTATTCCACAAGCATTCGCAACCAATCTTTGGGTATTTATCTTCTTCCGCTTTTTATTCGGGATTGCGATTGGTGGGATGGTGCCTTGTACGACGGCGTATATCCGGCTTGCAGCACCTGGAGTTATGCAAGGTGAGATGCTTGGTTACAATCAAAGTGCTCGTTTCCTCGGAAATGTGATTGGGCCAATTCTTGGTGGGACGCTTGCTGGTTTTACCGGCATTCCAAGCGTTTTCTTATTTATGAGTTTTATGTTTCTCGTTGCGTTTTTCATTTTGCTTTATGCGCTTCGTTCCGACCGAAAGCGACATGTTAACGTCGATTAA